The Deltaproteobacteria bacterium DNA segment ACATGTCTATCGTAAAGTCTATTGCCCACCCTGGATCCCGTTTTTCGATACTAATCCAGATGGTTCGCAGCGGCGCGTCACGGACCCCAACGATCCGTATTTCGCGTCCGAAAACTATCGCAAAGACCGCCACATTATTGGTGATCCAGAATTCTGCGCACGGGAACTCCGTCGCTTCAAAAACGAAGCAAAAATCGACATTATGATCTTACGGATGCAGTTTCCCGGACAGTCTCATGCGCACGTGCTGCGGTCATTAGAACTCCTGGTGAAAGAAGTTATTCCACGAGTAGAAGCGTAATTCTCAGTCACGCCCACCCCCATTAAAGCCGGAAAGCGTTACCCCCGATACCTGACATGAGTAGGAAAAGAGGTCTTGGGGGGCACACTACCTGAGCAGACGGACACACCCGAGTCATCGCCCGATCGGAAACCGTAGGGTTTCAGGATTATTCAGCCGCACCCGCGCACTTTTTCCCTCGGTGAGCCAAAGTTCGCTCAACTCCTGAGGACATATGACGTTTACGCTGAAACAAAAATTACTGTTGGCGTTCCTGTCTCTTAACATCTTGATGGTCTTGGGCGGTGGCGTTGCACTTTACCAGTTCGCACGCTTGCATTCACATGTCGGACAAACGACAACAGCAGCGGTTCACCAGCTCCAAATCGCCGAGGAATTGCTCCAGGATACTGATTTGATTCGTTATCACGGGCATCGCTTCATGGATCTTGGCGGGTCAGAGGATCGCAGGGAAACGCTCTCGCGGCTCGATACACTGAACGAAAAACTCCAAGCAGCGAAGGGCCGTGCAGCCAACGAATCAAGTACCAGTTCGTTGTTCTCAGAGCTGCGAACCATCGCCCATACCTACCGTCAGCAGTTTGACCTCAATACCGCACGCATTGATGAGCGCATCGTCAAACAGATGAGCATCTTGAAAGATGTCGAGACGATTGAAACGCTGCTACGGCAATTGTTTTCTGCTCACCCCGGCCGTAATGAAGTGGTGCAGCCATTTCTGTTTTTCATGACCGCTCAATTACATCTCAACACATACTTTTACTCGTTCGACGACCAGGATCTGCTGGAAGTCTCTCGGAGCCTCGATATTGTCGAGAATTTTCTCAACGGCAAAATGCCCTTTCTCACCGCGGCTCTAGAAGAGACTCGCGCGAATGCCTCCCTTGAAGTCAATAAATTCGTGTCAACCCTGACACATTTTCATTTCGTCGCCCACCAAGCCCGCCGCGAAGAAAAAGACCACCTCGCCCTCCTTCCCGAACAGATGCGGCTACAAGCAACCAACATAGCCACCGCGAGCTGGGCCACGTTGCAAAGTATGATCTCCGATGTTGCCCAGCAAACAAGTCGTTCGCGTTGGTTGATGATCGTCGTCTTGTGTGGGAGCCTTGGACTCGGAGTTACCCTTCCCTTCTTCTTTACCCAGAGTATTACGCGGCCCATTGCCGAAATGGCCCGTGCAGCCAACAAACTCGCCGTCGGCGATATTGATCAAGTGATTACCTATCGCTCAGGAGACGAGATTGGCATGCTGGCGTCATCGTTTCAGCGACTGGTTGAGTACATTCGCGGTGTTGCCAACGCCGCAGACCAGATTAGCCGTGGAGATCTCACTGTTAGTATCCGTCCGCATTCTTCCCACGATGTACTCTCGCTCAGCTTCCAGCGTATGGTCACAAATCTGCATACGATGAATAGTCGCATGCAGGAAGGAGCAACGATTCTCGCCTCGGCCATTCACAATATCATGACACTTGCCTCACAGGTCACAACCAACGTCTCCGAGGCAGCCAGTGCCGTCACACAAATGTCCGCCACCGCCGAGGAAACGAAACAGAGTGCGTACATAGTCGAGCAGCGCGCCAATGAGGTCTCCGGCAGCACGCAGCTCACCGTGCAGATTTCACAGCGTGGGCGACAGGCAGTCGAAGATGCCATTGCCGGTATGCATCGGGTGCGCGAACAAATGGAATCGATCGCCCAGAGTGTCGTCGCTTTGAGTGAACAGAGCCAAGCGATCAGTGCCATCATCACGTCCGTGAGCGAACTCGCCGAGCAATCCAATCTCTTATCAGTCAATGCCGCGATTGAAGCCGCCAAAGCCGGGGAGCAAGGGAAAGGCTTCGGAGTCGTCGCACAGGAAGTGAAGCACCTCGCCGCACAATCCAAGACCGCAACGACACAGGTGCGCGTGCTGTTGGGTGAGATTCAACAAGCAGTCGCCACCGCTATCACGGTCACCGAACAAGGAGCAAAAGCCGCCGAGACGGGGGTGAAACAGTCCATTGACGCCGGAGAGTCCATTCGCGCCCTTTCACAAAGTATTGTCGAAGCAGCACAAGCCATGACGCAAATCGCCGCCACCAGTCACCAGCAGTTGATAGGCATGGATCAAGTCGTCTTGGCAATCGAAAGCATCCGCCAGGCAGCCACACAGAATACCGACGGAATGAAACGCATCGACCATGAATCGCGGAACCTCTATGTCGTCGGCTCCACGCTCAAAGAGCTGACGGAACAGTACAGAACCGCCGTTACGGAGAAGTAAAGCCCCACCGCTTACCCTTGCAGATGGTGTAACAAACCGAGAGCCAGGACCTCTTTTTACGCTCCCTCTCCCTCCAGAAATCGTTCTGCATCTATGGCGGCCATGCAACC contains these protein-coding regions:
- a CDS encoding HAMP domain-containing protein, encoding MTFTLKQKLLLAFLSLNILMVLGGGVALYQFARLHSHVGQTTTAAVHQLQIAEELLQDTDLIRYHGHRFMDLGGSEDRRETLSRLDTLNEKLQAAKGRAANESSTSSLFSELRTIAHTYRQQFDLNTARIDERIVKQMSILKDVETIETLLRQLFSAHPGRNEVVQPFLFFMTAQLHLNTYFYSFDDQDLLEVSRSLDIVENFLNGKMPFLTAALEETRANASLEVNKFVSTLTHFHFVAHQARREEKDHLALLPEQMRLQATNIATASWATLQSMISDVAQQTSRSRWLMIVVLCGSLGLGVTLPFFFTQSITRPIAEMARAANKLAVGDIDQVITYRSGDEIGMLASSFQRLVEYIRGVANAADQISRGDLTVSIRPHSSHDVLSLSFQRMVTNLHTMNSRMQEGATILASAIHNIMTLASQVTTNVSEAASAVTQMSATAEETKQSAYIVEQRANEVSGSTQLTVQISQRGRQAVEDAIAGMHRVREQMESIAQSVVALSEQSQAISAIITSVSELAEQSNLLSVNAAIEAAKAGEQGKGFGVVAQEVKHLAAQSKTATTQVRVLLGEIQQAVATAITVTEQGAKAAETGVKQSIDAGESIRALSQSIVEAAQAMTQIAATSHQQLIGMDQVVLAIESIRQAATQNTDGMKRIDHESRNLYVVGSTLKELTEQYRTAVTEK